One Falsibacillus pallidus genomic window carries:
- a CDS encoding MDR family MFS transporter, whose product MEHLNQKQKITIMIAIMSAMFFAAVNQTIVGNALPRIIADLGGLDYYSWVFTSYMLTSAITTILVGKLSDIYGRKPFLLTGIVVFIIGAFMSGTSQDIIQLIIYRGLQGFGGGMIMSTAITAVGDLFSPRERGKWQGLMSGVFGLSSVFGPTLGGYIVDHFAWKWVFWVFLPLGLVAFFLIWKLFPTVEKKQGEKVDYIGSVFLTTTIVPMLLGFSWAGTKYEWGSAQIISLFAATILSLIIFIVIERKVKTPIIPLYLFKNSIFTISNVVGFAISVAMFGGTMYVPYFIQGVLGFSPTHSSFITMTMTLGLVFASAIGGQIISRTGKYKIQAITGLLITAVGMFLLTTMDRTTSQWSLVSFLLIIGFGLGIGMTVFTLTVQNAVEQKMLGVATASSQLFRSLGGTVGVAIMGTILNTRMSDHLAEELKGSASAVPADGAGKLKELLNPQLLLDHEKLHQAQQSLPPEMQTMFAKMIGLLQDSMTFALSGVFTIAAFVMIAAIILAMFLKEIPLRGSIKKKENKEEAVSMKAAAQK is encoded by the coding sequence ATGGAACATTTAAATCAAAAACAAAAAATTACTATCATGATTGCGATTATGAGTGCGATGTTCTTTGCAGCCGTCAACCAGACGATTGTCGGAAACGCATTGCCGCGCATCATTGCCGATCTTGGCGGACTGGACTACTATAGCTGGGTATTCACGAGTTACATGCTGACGTCAGCCATCACGACCATCCTGGTCGGAAAGCTCTCTGATATTTACGGCCGTAAACCATTCCTGTTAACAGGGATTGTCGTCTTTATCATCGGTGCCTTCATGTCAGGGACTTCACAGGATATTATTCAACTTATCATCTACAGGGGTCTCCAAGGTTTCGGAGGCGGTATGATCATGTCAACGGCCATTACGGCTGTCGGGGATTTGTTCTCTCCAAGGGAGCGCGGTAAATGGCAAGGGCTCATGAGCGGGGTATTCGGTCTTTCCAGTGTTTTCGGGCCGACTCTTGGCGGATACATCGTTGACCATTTCGCTTGGAAGTGGGTCTTCTGGGTATTCCTTCCGCTTGGTCTTGTGGCATTCTTCTTGATTTGGAAGCTGTTCCCGACAGTAGAAAAGAAACAGGGGGAAAAAGTCGATTATATCGGTTCTGTCTTTTTAACAACAACGATCGTCCCGATGCTTCTTGGGTTTTCATGGGCAGGAACAAAATATGAATGGGGATCTGCGCAGATCATTTCGCTTTTCGCGGCAACTATCCTATCACTGATTATTTTCATTGTGATCGAAAGAAAAGTGAAGACGCCGATCATTCCGTTATATCTATTTAAGAACAGCATTTTCACGATTTCCAATGTCGTTGGTTTCGCCATCAGTGTGGCGATGTTTGGCGGTACAATGTATGTACCATATTTCATTCAAGGGGTTCTTGGCTTCTCGCCGACACACTCCAGCTTCATCACGATGACAATGACCCTTGGCCTCGTATTCGCGAGTGCCATCGGAGGACAGATCATCTCACGGACCGGCAAATATAAAATCCAGGCCATTACTGGTCTTTTGATTACTGCCGTGGGCATGTTCCTTTTGACAACCATGGACAGAACAACTAGCCAATGGTCCCTCGTATCGTTCCTATTGATCATCGGATTCGGTTTGGGCATCGGCATGACAGTCTTTACGTTGACGGTACAAAATGCCGTTGAACAAAAAATGCTTGGTGTTGCCACAGCCTCTTCACAGCTATTCCGTTCATTGGGCGGTACGGTCGGCGTAGCGATCATGGGTACAATCTTGAACACAAGAATGAGCGATCACTTAGCAGAAGAGCTGAAAGGTTCAGCTAGTGCTGTTCCTGCAGATGGAGCAGGCAAGCTGAAGGAGCTGTTGAATCCTCAACTGCTTCTGGATCACGAAAAGCTTCACCAGGCACAGCAATCGCTGCCGCCAGAAATGCAGACAATGTTTGCGAAAATGATTGGGCTGCTGCAGGATTCGATGACATTTGCCCTTTCCGGCGTCTTTACAATTGCAGCATTTGTGATGATTGCAGCCATCATCCTGGCGATGTTCCTAAAAGAGATTCCTCTTCGTGGATCCATAAAAAAGAAAGAGAATAAAGAAGAAGCTGTGTCCATGAAAGCCGCAGCTCAAAAATAA